A genomic stretch from Desulfohalobium retbaense DSM 5692 includes:
- a CDS encoding sigma-54-dependent transcriptional regulator: MQARILVVDDELDIRVSLSGILEDEGHTVMEADSGEAGLTAMAGKEIDLVFLDIWLPGMDGLAVLERLRQEWPDIPVIMISGHGTIETAVSAIKNGAHDFIEKPLSLEKVVITANKALEFSKLKRENRDLRSRVKTDVVQEISGSSGAIASLRAQIDRVAPTDAWVLISGENGTGKEIVARSLHVKSRRAKRPMIAVNCAAIPEELIESELFGHEKGAFTGAEQAQRGKFELAHKGTLFLDEIGDMSLKTQAKVLRILQEQSFERVGGRKTLNVDVRVIAATNKDLPQEIQAGRFREDLYYRLKVFPLEVPPLRLRMQDVPDLLQEFVALLSREHGFKPLSFTPEALRRLQSYSWPGNVRELKNFVERMLIMYAGDEVGPEHLPGDVEAPMAGGHERGVGWDDDFKNARARFEKDFLTQKLEQCGGNVAQTAEQVGLERSYLYRKLKGYGLI; encoded by the coding sequence ATGCAAGCACGTATCCTGGTCGTTGATGACGAACTCGATATCCGCGTCTCTTTGTCCGGAATTCTTGAAGATGAAGGGCACACCGTCATGGAGGCCGACAGCGGCGAAGCCGGGCTGACAGCGATGGCCGGGAAGGAAATCGATCTTGTTTTTTTGGATATCTGGCTGCCGGGCATGGATGGGTTGGCTGTACTGGAACGTTTGCGCCAGGAGTGGCCAGATATTCCCGTGATCATGATTTCCGGGCACGGCACGATTGAGACTGCGGTCAGCGCGATCAAAAACGGGGCCCACGACTTCATCGAAAAACCGCTTTCTTTGGAAAAAGTGGTCATCACAGCCAACAAGGCCCTGGAATTCAGCAAACTCAAACGGGAAAATCGGGATCTGCGTTCACGGGTAAAAACCGATGTCGTCCAAGAGATCAGCGGTAGCAGTGGGGCCATCGCCTCCTTGCGCGCCCAGATCGATCGGGTGGCGCCCACCGATGCCTGGGTGCTCATCAGCGGCGAGAACGGAACCGGCAAAGAAATCGTGGCCCGCTCGCTGCATGTTAAAAGCCGGCGGGCCAAGCGCCCGATGATCGCCGTGAACTGTGCGGCCATCCCCGAAGAACTCATAGAAAGCGAACTCTTTGGACATGAAAAAGGGGCGTTCACGGGCGCGGAACAGGCTCAGCGGGGCAAGTTTGAGTTGGCCCACAAGGGAACGCTGTTCCTGGACGAGATAGGCGACATGAGCCTGAAGACCCAGGCCAAAGTCCTCAGAATCCTCCAAGAGCAATCCTTTGAACGGGTCGGAGGGCGAAAGACCCTCAATGTCGATGTCCGGGTCATTGCCGCGACAAACAAGGATTTGCCTCAGGAGATCCAGGCTGGCCGGTTCCGCGAGGATCTGTACTACCGGCTCAAAGTTTTTCCCCTGGAAGTTCCGCCTTTGCGACTGCGTATGCAGGATGTCCCGGATCTGTTGCAGGAGTTTGTAGCGCTTTTGAGCCGGGAGCACGGCTTCAAACCGCTCTCGTTCACCCCGGAGGCCCTGCGACGGTTACAGTCCTATAGCTGGCCGGGCAATGTCCGGGAACTCAAGAATTTTGTGGAACGCATGCTGATTATGTACGCCGGAGACGAGGTTGGTCCGGAGCACCTTCCCGGCGATGTGGAAGCGCCAATGGCCGGTGGACATGAACGAGGTGTCGGCTGGGACGATGATTTCAAGAATGCCCGGGCCCGTTTTGAAAAGGATTTTTTGACCCAGAAGCTCGAACAATGCGGGGGCAACGTGGCCCAGACCGCCGAGCAGGTCGGCCTGGAGCGGAGCTATTTGTATCGCAAACTCAAAGGCTACGGGCTGATCTGA
- a CDS encoding TRAP transporter large permease, whose product MIGDPLVLALAMVGVMFVLLLSSTWIGFSLIGTGIAGLLMYDLNLPPTLSIWDKIGDLLANSMWNSMNSWALSALPLFVFMGEILYRTAISTKLLNGLVPWLTRIPGRLYHINVVACSLFAAVSGSSAATTATVGKITLDELTKRGYHKSLALGSLAGAGTMGFLIPPSLIMIIYGVLSDTSIGKLFIAGIIPGLILALLYSLYIISQSLLHPEYVPEEQEASYSWGQRLGLLREILPVFLLIALVLGGIYMGITTPTEAAAIGVVGALALALYFRNLTWESFKEACLAAVRTSAMICFIIAGAAFLSQIVGFVGIARALSEYIASLHLSPYVLILVIGIMYLFLGMILDGISIVVMTLPIVLPIVVQAGFTPLWFGIYLVFMVELSQITPPVGFSLFIIQHISQQDLPTILKATFPFFLIMIFMAVLVTLFPELVFYLPAKMVGG is encoded by the coding sequence ATGATCGGTGATCCTCTTGTGCTCGCCCTGGCCATGGTCGGGGTCATGTTTGTCCTATTGCTGTCCAGCACATGGATCGGCTTTTCCCTGATCGGGACTGGGATCGCCGGGCTCTTGATGTACGATCTGAATTTGCCGCCGACATTGTCCATCTGGGACAAGATCGGCGATCTGTTGGCCAACTCCATGTGGAATTCAATGAATTCCTGGGCGCTCTCAGCATTGCCGCTTTTTGTCTTCATGGGTGAGATCCTGTATCGCACGGCGATCTCCACCAAACTGCTCAACGGGTTGGTGCCGTGGCTGACACGCATTCCAGGGCGGCTGTACCATATCAATGTCGTGGCCTGCTCTCTGTTTGCCGCTGTTTCCGGATCCAGTGCAGCGACCACGGCCACGGTGGGCAAAATCACCCTCGATGAACTCACGAAGCGCGGTTATCACAAGAGTCTCGCTCTGGGGTCCCTGGCCGGCGCCGGGACAATGGGCTTTCTCATTCCTCCCAGCCTGATCATGATCATTTACGGTGTGTTGTCGGACACCTCGATCGGCAAATTGTTTATTGCCGGGATCATTCCAGGCCTTATTCTCGCCCTGCTGTATTCACTCTACATCATCAGCCAATCCCTCCTGCACCCTGAGTATGTTCCAGAAGAGCAAGAGGCATCGTACAGTTGGGGACAGCGCCTTGGCCTGCTGAGAGAGATCCTGCCCGTTTTTCTGCTTATAGCGCTCGTGCTCGGCGGGATCTATATGGGGATCACCACACCGACGGAGGCGGCCGCCATCGGCGTGGTCGGGGCTTTGGCTCTGGCCCTGTATTTCCGGAATCTGACCTGGGAAAGCTTCAAAGAAGCGTGCCTGGCTGCAGTGCGCACCAGCGCCATGATCTGTTTCATCATCGCCGGAGCCGCATTTTTGTCCCAGATTGTCGGCTTTGTGGGAATCGCCAGGGCGTTGAGCGAATACATCGCCTCTCTCCATCTGTCGCCGTATGTTCTGATCCTTGTAATCGGTATCATGTATCTTTTTCTGGGAATGATACTGGACGGAATATCGATTGTGGTTATGACCTTGCCGATTGTTTTGCCCATCGTGGTCCAGGCCGGTTTTACACCGCTGTGGTTCGGGATCTACCTGGTCTTTATGGTCGAGTTGTCCCAGATTACGCCACCGGTAGGTTTCAGTTTGTTTATTATCCAGCATATTTCCCAGCAGGATTTGCCGACAATTCTTAAGGCGACGTTCCCATTTTTTCTGATAATGATCTTTATGGCTGTGCTGGTAACCCTGTTTCCGGAACTTGTTTTTTATCTCCCAGCCAAAATGGTTGGTGGCTGA
- a CDS encoding AMIN domain-containing protein, translated as MSTSRSSPYIHPGRSMGLILCLVLVLAAGGSSSFRAQASDEPIRLQRIAYDRNATAQTEQLGFVFSRHIIPTLHKLAGDKPRLFFDIAPVTSYTGPEEKKLQGPWLRSVRVFLHEPENRLRVVLDVNPETSCSVEQTFVEDKNLFLLTISGVQ; from the coding sequence ATGTCAACCTCAAGATCCTCGCCATACATCCATCCAGGCCGATCCATGGGTCTGATCCTCTGCCTGGTTCTTGTCCTTGCCGCAGGAGGCTCATCCTCTTTTCGTGCGCAAGCTTCCGATGAGCCGATACGCCTCCAACGTATAGCCTATGACCGCAACGCCACCGCACAGACCGAACAACTCGGCTTTGTCTTTTCGCGTCACATCATTCCAACATTGCACAAACTCGCCGGCGACAAGCCGAGACTGTTTTTTGATATTGCACCGGTCACCTCGTATACTGGCCCCGAGGAGAAAAAACTGCAAGGGCCGTGGTTACGGTCTGTGCGCGTCTTTCTCCACGAACCTGAAAACCGTCTCCGTGTCGTCCTTGATGTCAATCCGGAGACCTCCTGCTCGGTAGAGCAGACGTTTGTTGAGGACAAGAACCTCTTCCTGCTGACTATTTCCGGCGTGCAATAA
- the argB gene encoding acetylglutamate kinase has protein sequence MEQEIAKAKILLESLPYIREFYGQTIVIKYGGHAMKDETLKHAFALNVVLLKYIGLNPVIVHGGGPQIGHMLEQLQIDSQFREGLRITDQATMDVVEMVLVGKVNKEIVNQLNLSGGKAVGLSGKDGGLIQARQLEMVISRKDAPPEIIDLGKVGEVVHINTTLIDSLQRDGFIPIIAPVGVDAHGETYNINADSVAGAIAAAINAKRLVLLTDVQGILDPAGTLISSLTRRQAAEAIDNHVVRGGMIPKVKCCLEAVEAGIEKAHIIDGRVENSLILELFTKAGSGSEIVA, from the coding sequence ATGGAACAGGAAATCGCCAAAGCCAAAATCCTTTTAGAATCCCTTCCGTATATCCGCGAATTTTACGGGCAGACCATCGTCATCAAATACGGCGGCCACGCCATGAAAGACGAGACCCTCAAACACGCCTTCGCCTTAAATGTAGTCCTGCTCAAATATATCGGTTTGAATCCGGTCATCGTCCACGGTGGCGGCCCTCAGATCGGACATATGCTGGAACAACTTCAGATCGACTCCCAATTTCGAGAAGGTCTGCGTATTACCGATCAAGCAACCATGGATGTGGTGGAAATGGTTCTCGTGGGCAAGGTCAACAAGGAAATCGTCAATCAGCTCAATCTCAGCGGGGGCAAAGCGGTCGGCCTTTCCGGCAAGGATGGCGGCCTGATCCAGGCCAGACAACTGGAAATGGTCATCTCCCGGAAAGACGCGCCCCCGGAGATCATCGATCTGGGCAAAGTCGGGGAAGTCGTGCACATCAACACCACGCTGATCGACTCCCTCCAACGCGACGGTTTCATTCCCATCATTGCCCCGGTGGGCGTCGATGCCCACGGCGAAACCTACAATATCAACGCGGACTCCGTGGCCGGGGCTATTGCCGCTGCCATCAACGCCAAGCGTCTGGTGTTGTTGACCGATGTCCAGGGCATCCTGGATCCTGCCGGCACACTTATTTCCTCGTTGACCAGAAGACAGGCCGCGGAAGCCATCGACAACCATGTCGTCCGTGGCGGGATGATCCCCAAGGTCAAGTGCTGCCTGGAGGCAGTCGAAGCCGGCATTGAAAAGGCCCACATCATCGACGGCCGGGTCGAAAACTCCCTTATTCTGGAGCTTTTCACCAAAGCCGGCAGTGGTTCCGAGATTGTGGCCTGA
- the hslV gene encoding ATP-dependent protease subunit HslV, whose amino-acid sequence MERGLRGTTILAVRRGDGVAMAGDGQVTMGQAVALKHTARKVRRMYHGKIVAGFAGSTADAFTLFERFEAKLEEFRGNLLRSSVELAKEWRTDKYLRRLEAMLVVADAENIFVLTGTGDVIEPDDGVVGIGSGGSYALAAARALLRHSELPAKDIAEQAMHIAAELCVYTNDSLVLETIGS is encoded by the coding sequence GTGGAGAGAGGGTTACGAGGAACAACCATCCTGGCTGTGAGACGGGGTGATGGCGTGGCCATGGCCGGCGATGGCCAGGTGACCATGGGACAGGCCGTGGCCTTGAAACACACGGCCAGAAAGGTCCGGCGGATGTACCATGGGAAAATCGTGGCTGGTTTTGCCGGCTCGACGGCCGATGCCTTCACGCTCTTTGAGCGTTTCGAAGCCAAACTGGAAGAGTTTCGAGGCAATCTTCTGCGCTCGAGTGTCGAATTGGCCAAGGAATGGCGAACGGACAAATACCTTCGTCGCCTGGAAGCCATGCTGGTTGTGGCCGACGCGGAGAATATCTTTGTCCTGACCGGAACCGGTGACGTGATAGAGCCTGATGATGGCGTTGTGGGCATTGGGTCCGGCGGGTCATATGCCCTGGCTGCGGCGAGAGCGCTGCTGCGCCATTCGGAATTGCCGGCCAAGGATATCGCCGAGCAGGCGATGCATATCGCGGCGGAATTGTGCGTGTATACGAACGATTCTCTGGTATTGGAGACGATTGGTTCCTGA
- a CDS encoding TRAP transporter small permease subunit, translated as MERLSRFVEGLCTAGAFFSALFMIGIVILIMIEVVMRSLFNTSTMITSEFSGYFLVALVVLGLGHTLHHEGHIRITLLRGRLGPVGRKRLDLVVGSLGLCLCLFALYFTVLMVLDTRSLGMRADTVAETPLWMPQAVIPVGLGLFALQLFAFLVRRARS; from the coding sequence ATGGAGCGCTTGAGTCGTTTCGTGGAAGGCCTCTGCACTGCAGGGGCCTTCTTTTCGGCCCTGTTTATGATCGGGATCGTAATCTTGATCATGATCGAAGTCGTAATGCGATCGCTTTTCAACACCTCGACCATGATCACCAGCGAATTCAGCGGCTATTTTCTGGTGGCTCTGGTCGTCCTGGGGCTTGGTCACACCCTGCATCACGAAGGGCATATCCGTATCACACTCTTGCGAGGACGCCTGGGGCCAGTTGGACGAAAGCGTCTGGATCTCGTTGTCGGCAGCCTCGGCCTCTGTCTGTGTTTATTCGCCCTGTATTTTACGGTTCTTATGGTCCTCGACACCAGATCGCTGGGAATGCGTGCCGACACCGTGGCTGAAACACCGTTGTGGATGCCTCAGGCCGTCATTCCGGTCGGATTGGGACTGTTTGCCCTGCAATTGTTCGCTTTTCTCGTCAGGAGGGCACGGTCATGA
- the hslU gene encoding ATP-dependent protease ATPase subunit HslU, which yields MDYTETSHTIALGPTESEGSANSPLTPREIVAELDKFVIGQDEAKRMVAIALRNRWRRQQLDPELAEEIAPKNIIMIGPTGVGKTEIARRLAKLARAPFFKVEASKFTEVGYVGRDVESMIRDLMEIGITLVRQEEMDRVRGKAEEQAEEKLLDLLLPRGGKEDTAPSGQTFSDAAASGEGAKQSTREKFRTLFRQGRLDDRLVEVQVQAQGPQLQMASMPGMEEMETQFKDMFSKIMPKKSKTRKMQVRDAYEHLVQEESDKLIDMDKVSEKARERVEQNGIIFLDEIDKVCSQREGGQTDVSREGVQRDLLPVVEGCVVNTKHGMVRTDHILFIAAGAFHYAKPSDLIPELQGRFPLRVELAALEKAEFYRILTEPQNALTVQYEALLGTEQVALSFTDDALQEVAAFAQRVNEETENIGARRLYTIMEKILNTLSFEAPDKAGIEVVVDAEYVRQHLEGLEEDRDLTRYIL from the coding sequence ATGGACTATACCGAGACATCTCATACGATAGCTTTGGGGCCGACTGAGTCGGAAGGGAGTGCCAATAGCCCCCTTACCCCGCGTGAAATTGTTGCCGAACTCGATAAATTCGTGATTGGTCAGGATGAGGCCAAGCGCATGGTGGCTATTGCCCTTCGCAACCGGTGGCGCAGGCAGCAATTGGATCCGGAACTGGCCGAAGAGATCGCCCCCAAAAATATCATCATGATCGGCCCCACAGGGGTAGGCAAGACCGAGATCGCCCGTCGGCTGGCCAAGTTGGCTCGGGCGCCTTTTTTTAAAGTGGAAGCCTCGAAGTTCACGGAAGTGGGCTATGTGGGACGTGATGTCGAGTCCATGATCCGGGATTTGATGGAAATCGGAATCACCCTGGTTCGTCAGGAAGAAATGGATCGCGTGCGCGGCAAGGCTGAAGAGCAGGCCGAGGAAAAACTCCTGGATCTGCTCCTGCCCCGCGGTGGGAAAGAGGACACGGCCCCATCGGGGCAGACCTTTTCTGATGCAGCCGCGAGCGGTGAGGGCGCCAAACAGTCCACACGGGAAAAATTCCGGACCCTTTTTCGGCAGGGACGGCTCGATGACCGTCTGGTCGAAGTCCAGGTTCAGGCTCAGGGACCGCAGCTGCAAATGGCCTCCATGCCCGGCATGGAGGAGATGGAGACGCAGTTCAAAGACATGTTCAGCAAGATCATGCCCAAAAAGAGCAAGACCCGGAAAATGCAGGTCCGTGACGCCTACGAGCATCTGGTCCAAGAGGAGAGCGACAAGCTGATCGATATGGACAAGGTCAGTGAGAAGGCACGGGAACGTGTCGAGCAAAACGGGATTATTTTTCTTGATGAAATCGACAAGGTCTGCAGTCAGCGCGAAGGTGGCCAGACCGATGTTTCCCGGGAAGGCGTCCAGCGGGATCTGCTTCCGGTGGTCGAGGGATGTGTGGTGAACACCAAGCACGGCATGGTCCGCACCGATCATATCCTGTTTATTGCTGCCGGCGCTTTTCACTATGCCAAACCCTCTGATTTGATTCCCGAACTTCAGGGGCGTTTCCCTTTGCGCGTGGAGTTGGCGGCTTTGGAAAAAGCCGAATTTTATCGCATCCTGACCGAACCGCAAAACGCCCTGACCGTCCAGTACGAGGCGTTGCTAGGAACGGAGCAGGTTGCCCTGTCCTTCACGGACGACGCTTTGCAGGAAGTGGCGGCATTTGCCCAGCGGGTCAATGAAGAGACCGAGAATATCGGGGCGCGCCGGTTGTATACGATCATGGAAAAGATTTTGAACACCTTGTCCTTTGAGGCCCCGGACAAGGCTGGAATCGAAGTGGTCGTGGATGCGGAATATGTCCGTCAGCATCTGGAAGGACTCGAAGAAGATCGTGATTTGACGCGGTATATCCTCTAG
- a CDS encoding TRAP transporter substrate-binding protein, producing MLRKLICFLGISLALAAPAYGAAMKMNCNAIYPASNFHTQGAEHFAELVHKYTDGDIQITVHSGGSLGFEGSELLKAVKDASVPMSDILMGVVAGSEEIFGLSTYPRIVSSYAEARELYEAALPAYKKACQKWNQKFLYAAPWPPSGLFSQSKVQSAADIDGLKTRTYDKNGAQFLKKLGGNPVSMPWGEVPSALNTGLIDSVLTSATSGKDGKFWEVLDHFTALHFAYPLNMLTINMDYWNALSAEQQSALEKAAAETESFQWEASKKSNRDSLKVLEDNGLRITEVDAALAEKLDAAAADIFEEFKAEADEDTKKALQAIGM from the coding sequence ATGTTGCGGAAATTGATCTGTTTTCTCGGAATCAGCCTCGCGTTAGCCGCCCCAGCGTATGGCGCCGCCATGAAAATGAATTGCAATGCTATTTATCCAGCGTCGAATTTCCACACCCAAGGTGCTGAGCATTTCGCCGAATTGGTCCACAAATATACTGACGGCGATATCCAGATCACGGTCCACTCCGGCGGGAGTCTGGGGTTTGAAGGCAGCGAACTGCTCAAAGCTGTCAAGGACGCCTCCGTGCCCATGTCGGATATCCTGATGGGCGTGGTTGCCGGCAGTGAAGAAATTTTCGGTTTGAGCACATACCCGCGGATCGTCAGTTCGTATGCCGAGGCACGGGAATTGTATGAGGCTGCATTGCCTGCGTACAAAAAAGCCTGCCAAAAATGGAACCAAAAATTCCTGTACGCCGCTCCGTGGCCGCCCAGCGGTCTTTTCAGCCAGTCCAAGGTTCAATCCGCTGCGGATATCGATGGACTCAAGACCAGGACCTACGACAAGAATGGAGCGCAATTCTTGAAGAAGCTTGGCGGCAACCCGGTGTCCATGCCCTGGGGCGAGGTGCCGTCGGCTCTGAATACCGGTCTGATCGATTCCGTTTTGACCTCGGCTACCTCCGGCAAGGACGGCAAGTTCTGGGAAGTCCTGGACCATTTCACCGCGCTGCATTTCGCGTATCCGCTCAATATGCTGACCATCAATATGGACTATTGGAACGCCTTGTCCGCTGAACAGCAGTCGGCGTTGGAAAAAGCGGCCGCAGAGACCGAGTCCTTCCAGTGGGAAGCTTCGAAAAAGAGCAATCGTGACTCGTTGAAGGTCTTGGAGGACAACGGCCTGCGAATCACTGAGGTGGATGCGGCTCTGGCCGAAAAATTGGACGCGGCTGCCGCGGACATTTTTGAGGAATTCAAAGCCGAGGCGGACGAAGATACCAAAAAGGCCCTTCAGGCCATCGGGATGTAA
- a CDS encoding macro domain-containing protein, with the protein MPAVCFALSHGRLEIRQGDITAAEVGAVVNAANSRLAGGGGVDGALQRAAGPQLLQAGQEYVREHGALSVGDAVVTPGFALPASQVIHTVGPIWRGGGHNEEALLERAYANCLQVAKDQGIQSIAFPAISCGVYGFPEKRAAAIAIPVIVAALERDAVSSVALYLYSNPSYAVWYNEAQRLIGAEHEE; encoded by the coding sequence ATGCCAGCTGTTTGTTTTGCTCTCAGTCATGGCCGTTTGGAGATTCGGCAGGGTGATATCACCGCCGCCGAAGTTGGGGCAGTGGTGAATGCCGCTAATTCTCGTTTGGCTGGCGGCGGCGGGGTAGACGGTGCGCTCCAGCGGGCAGCTGGACCGCAGCTTTTGCAGGCGGGCCAGGAATATGTTCGAGAGCATGGTGCGCTGTCTGTTGGAGATGCCGTCGTGACGCCCGGTTTTGCGTTACCGGCGTCGCAGGTGATTCATACGGTCGGCCCCATCTGGCGTGGAGGCGGGCACAATGAGGAGGCCCTGCTCGAACGGGCCTATGCCAATTGTCTCCAGGTGGCCAAAGACCAGGGGATCCAGAGTATTGCCTTTCCCGCCATCAGCTGCGGCGTGTACGGATTTCCGGAAAAGCGTGCCGCGGCAATCGCCATTCCCGTCATTGTCGCCGCCTTAGAGCGCGATGCTGTTTCCAGTGTCGCTTTGTACCTGTATTCAAACCCATCCTACGCGGTGTGGTATAATGAAGCCCAGCGCCTGATCGGTGCTGAACATGAGGAGTAA
- a CDS encoding ISL3 family transposase, whose amino-acid sequence MLVSQLTKLTLDIQGFRVGRVQGDTSGITVDIAPDRRHLLFCSRCGSAAKYRDTLTSRYFRHVPLWGIPVWLRYSPRRVRCGHCGVKVEYFPWSTGKHRFTTAFAHFLASWARLLPWKHVAQLFGCSWGTVAAAVDQIVEYGLAHQDLSNLTHIGIDEISREKGQVYLTNVYDLNTSRLVWSGEKRTKATITNFFTSLGPSKIDKLEGVCCDMWEPYTQVIQDKAPKATMVFDKFHIVRHLNEAVDQVRRDEIREKGQKHKDLVKDTRYIWLKNPWNLTDKQASRLSALEKLNLKINRAYLLKESFRQFWSYECRTSAKDFLDKWFWWATHSRLKPMRNFAWMLRRKEENILSYFDMPISNGSVEGLNNKAKVISHRAYGFRSAKNYIRNLYHCMGGLPEPQIMHRFV is encoded by the coding sequence ATGCTCGTGTCCCAGTTAACCAAATTGACGCTGGATATTCAAGGATTTCGTGTCGGTCGGGTTCAAGGTGATACGAGCGGGATCACCGTAGATATAGCCCCAGACCGGCGTCATCTGCTCTTTTGCAGCCGCTGCGGCAGCGCTGCCAAGTATCGGGATACCCTTACAAGTCGCTATTTTCGCCATGTCCCTCTTTGGGGGATCCCTGTATGGCTCCGGTACAGCCCCCGCAGAGTTCGGTGCGGACATTGTGGCGTCAAGGTGGAGTATTTCCCCTGGAGCACAGGCAAACATCGGTTCACAACGGCTTTTGCCCACTTCCTGGCTTCGTGGGCCCGGTTACTGCCCTGGAAACATGTAGCACAGCTTTTTGGTTGCTCCTGGGGTACCGTGGCCGCTGCTGTTGACCAGATTGTCGAGTATGGTCTGGCCCATCAAGATCTCTCGAATCTGACGCACATTGGGATTGACGAAATCTCCCGAGAAAAGGGCCAAGTATACCTAACCAATGTCTACGACCTGAATACCTCCAGACTCGTATGGAGCGGGGAAAAACGGACAAAGGCAACAATTACCAACTTCTTCACCTCGCTTGGCCCTAGCAAGATCGATAAGCTTGAAGGGGTCTGTTGCGACATGTGGGAGCCGTATACCCAGGTCATTCAAGACAAGGCCCCGAAAGCGACGATGGTCTTCGACAAATTCCACATTGTCCGGCATCTCAATGAAGCCGTTGACCAGGTCCGTAGAGACGAGATCCGGGAGAAGGGCCAAAAGCACAAGGATCTGGTTAAAGACACCCGATATATCTGGCTCAAGAACCCGTGGAACCTGACTGACAAGCAGGCATCTCGGTTGAGTGCACTGGAAAAACTCAATCTCAAAATCAACAGGGCGTATTTACTCAAGGAATCATTTCGCCAGTTCTGGTCGTATGAGTGCAGGACTTCAGCCAAAGATTTCCTCGACAAGTGGTTCTGGTGGGCGACGCATTCCAGGCTGAAGCCAATGCGAAATTTTGCTTGGATGCTGCGCCGCAAAGAAGAAAATATTCTCAGTTATTTCGACATGCCCATCAGCAATGGCTCGGTGGAAGGCCTCAACAATAAGGCTAAAGTCATTAGTCACAGAGCATACGGGTTCAGGTCGGCCAAGAACTACATCCGGAATCTGTACCATTGCATGGGCGGGCTACCTGAACCCCAAATTATGCACAGATTTGTGTGA
- a CDS encoding PaaI family thioesterase → MEIATHSQIDRSLCGTPLVVEQGRSEVELIASETMAADATGLVHGGFVFGLADYAAMLAVNHPNVVLGKAASRFLVPVQVGQSLLARAEVQTVTGRRYEVQVEVLQAQSTVFEGEFTCYVLEDHVLANE, encoded by the coding sequence ATGGAGATTGCCACTCATTCCCAAATTGACCGTTCGTTGTGCGGCACACCCCTCGTTGTCGAACAAGGACGAAGCGAAGTGGAGCTGATTGCCAGCGAGACCATGGCTGCCGATGCTACCGGTTTGGTGCATGGCGGATTTGTTTTCGGGCTCGCGGATTATGCGGCCATGCTGGCCGTCAATCATCCAAATGTCGTATTGGGCAAGGCCGCTTCCCGATTTCTTGTACCGGTTCAGGTCGGACAGAGCCTGCTGGCCCGGGCTGAGGTGCAAACGGTGACCGGGCGCCGTTACGAAGTACAGGTTGAGGTGCTCCAGGCGCAGAGTACCGTCTTCGAAGGCGAATTCACCTGTTATGTCCTGGAGGATCACGTTTTGGCCAACGAGTAG
- a CDS encoding DJ-1/PfpI family protein: MATQKILMLVGDYVEDYEVMVPFQILNMIGHTVHAVCPDKKAGETVATAVHDFDGAQTYSEKPGHNFTLTASFDSVQESDYDALVIPGGRAPEYIRLNPRVLEIVRHFAANDKPIASICHGQQVLAAADVLRNKSCTAYPAVRPDVEQAGGTWVEVNATASNAVVDGNLVTAPAWPAHPEWMRRFLEVLGSTIAP; the protein is encoded by the coding sequence ATGGCAACCCAAAAAATTCTCATGCTTGTCGGTGACTATGTCGAAGACTACGAGGTCATGGTCCCGTTTCAGATCCTGAACATGATCGGACACACCGTCCACGCCGTATGTCCGGACAAGAAAGCGGGAGAAACCGTGGCCACCGCCGTCCACGACTTTGACGGGGCGCAAACCTACAGCGAAAAGCCCGGGCACAATTTCACCCTGACCGCCTCCTTTGATTCCGTGCAGGAAAGCGACTACGACGCTTTGGTCATCCCCGGCGGCCGGGCCCCGGAATACATCCGCCTCAATCCCCGGGTATTGGAAATCGTTCGCCATTTTGCTGCCAACGACAAGCCCATCGCCTCCATCTGTCACGGACAGCAGGTCCTGGCCGCCGCCGATGTGCTCAGGAACAAATCCTGCACCGCCTATCCCGCCGTGCGTCCTGACGTAGAGCAAGCCGGGGGCACGTGGGTCGAGGTCAATGCCACGGCCAGCAACGCCGTGGTCGACGGCAATCTGGTCACAGCCCCGGCCTGGCCGGCGCACCCGGAATGGATGCGCCGCTTCCTTGAGGTTCTGGGCAGCACCATTGCCCCTTGA